A window of Apium graveolens cultivar Ventura chromosome 8, ASM990537v1, whole genome shotgun sequence contains these coding sequences:
- the LOC141680500 gene encoding DELLA protein RGL3-like has translation MNSIYAKTLEQCEEATGESDYVKARNKSLPLASIELLKKCGSRMNNFSCEKKNVELNLHVPGNTGTHVLSVEDIIMIAKEKYIQYISHTPNDLSMLFHPLNNYYSGLSCESAEDVELVVFLLASVETFVNRQFHHMQNLISMCYQLATPDGNPVKRLVFHFAEALTERIHQETGNVLLGEIGQQRRKAMQLQDALTTLHPAAIACHQQLPISQVIHFTAMQVILDNVSTSKRIHLVDIGIKSGLYWVNLMQALSVRHECPLELLKITAVISSSRERTAGIGKRLSSFAQSINLPFSFNIVVTSMEDLMEEAFSFESDETVAIYSHVFLSTMLAWPNRLEALMGVIKNIRPRVMVITEIEAHTNSPALMDRFIEALFLFGSLFDCLEACMGRSSQFRKTTEAVYLWEGIQNLVTSEGEEWIHRHEKIDYWRGFFGRSGLVEMEISASSLSQAELVLKKNPCGKFCTLVMNEKSLVCGWKGAPISSVSAWEFCQD, from the coding sequence ATGAATTCCATTTATGCAAAAACCTTGGAACAATGTGAAGAAGCAACTGGAGAATCAGATTATGTGAAAGCAAGGAATAAAAGCCTTCCACTTGCATCAATCGAGCTCTTGAAGAAATGTGGCAGTAGGATGAACAATTTCAGCTGCGAAAAAAAGAATGTTGAGTTGAATTTGCATGTTCCTGGTAATACAGGTACCCATGTATTATCAGTGGAAGATATTATAATGATTGCAAAAGAAAAATATATCCAATATATCTCGCACACTCCTAATGATCTTTCCATGCTTTTCCATCCACTCAATAACTACTATTCAGGTCTCTCTTGTGAGTCTGCTGAAGATGTAGAGCTTGTAGTGTTTCTTTTAGCTTCTGTAGAGACATTCGTTAACAGACAGTTTCATCATATGCAAAATTTAATTAGCATGTGCTATCAATTGGCTACCCCTGATGGTAATCCAGTTAAAAGACTCGTGTTTCATTTTGCTGAAGCTCTTACAGAAAGGATTCATCAAGAAACAGGAAATGTATTATTAGGGGAAATAGGACAACAAAGAAGGAAGGCAATGCAGTTACAAGATGCATTGACGACGCTGCATCCTGCTGCAATTGCATGTCATCAACAACTTCCAATCAGTCAAGTTATTCATTTCACTGCTATGCAAGTTATATTGGACAATGTGTCGACCTCAAAAAGGATTCACCTGGTTGATATAGGTATCAAAAGTGGGTTGTACTGGGTAAATTTGATGCAAGCTCTTTCGGTTCGACATGAATGCCCCCTTGAGCTTCTTAAGATAACTGCTGTTATATCTTCATCCAGAGAGAGGACTGCAGGCATAGGTAAGAGGTTGTCATCTTTTGCCCAAAGCATAAACTTGCCATTTTCATTCAATATAGTTGTCACAAGCATGGAAGATCTCATGGAAGAGGCGTTTAGCTTCGAGAGTGATGAAACAGTTGCAATCTACTCACATGTATTTCTCTCAACTATGTTAGCATGGCCCAATCGCTTGGAAGCATTGATGGGAGTGATAAAGAATATCCGACCACGAGTGATGGTGATCACAGAAATAGAGGCTCACACAAATTCGCCTGCTCTCATGGATCGCTTTATTGAAGCACTTTTTCTTTTTGGTTCACTTTTTGATTGTCTCGAGGCTTGCATGGGTCGATCCAGTCAATTCAGGAAGACAACAGAAGCCGTATACCTCTGGGAGGGGATTCAAAATCTTGTTACAAGTGAGGGCGAGGAGTGGATACATCGCCATGAGAAGATTGACTATTGGAGGGGCTTTTTTGGAAGGTCTGGATTAGTGGAGATGGAGATAAGTGCGTCATCTTTGAGCCAAGCAGAGCTTGTTCTCAAGAAGAATCCTTGTGGGAAATTTTGCACATTGGTTATGAATGAAAAATCCTTAGTTTGTGGATGGAAAGGAGCACCAATAAGCTCCGTTTCTGCATGGGAGTTTTGTCAGGACTAA